From Microbacterium croceum, a single genomic window includes:
- a CDS encoding OsmC family peroxiredoxin: protein MPVTSEATTTWTGSLAEGSGTVAFSTSNLGTFPINWKARSEGSDTTTTPEELIAAAHASCFSMALSHALSENGTPPERVNTSASVTFKPGVGITGSHLNVNAVVPGLSPEAFQDIADEAKTGCPVSQALAGIEITLEATLA from the coding sequence ATGCCCGTCACCAGCGAAGCGACCACCACCTGGACCGGATCACTCGCCGAAGGTTCCGGCACCGTCGCGTTCTCGACCTCGAACCTGGGCACCTTCCCGATCAACTGGAAGGCGCGCAGCGAGGGCAGCGACACCACCACCACCCCGGAAGAGCTCATCGCGGCGGCTCACGCCTCGTGCTTCAGCATGGCGCTCTCGCACGCGCTGAGCGAGAACGGCACCCCACCGGAGCGCGTGAACACCAGTGCCTCGGTCACCTTCAAGCCCGGAGTCGGCATCACCGGCAGCCACCTCAACGTCAACGCGGTCGTGCCGGGACTCAGCCCGGAGGCGTTCCAGGACATCGCCGACGAGGCCAAGACCGGCTGCCCGGTCTCACAGGCTCTCGCCGGCATCGAGATCACGCTCGAGGCGACACTCGCCTGA
- a CDS encoding DUF4395 domain-containing protein: MTTPAGIDPRGPRFAATITALLLIVATFLALIGISTARFPGSWFAISPGFDFAFVAPQSWAVSAAPLLQRALDPGFLLTVVIALLFVWSVASPQTAPWGVIFRRVIRPRLSAPTELEDPRPPRFAQGVGLFVVSVGLILHLAGVPWALPIATGAAFIAAFLNAAFGLCLGCQLYLLLQRAGLLGRGASTV, from the coding sequence ATGACCACTCCCGCCGGCATCGACCCCCGCGGTCCTCGCTTCGCCGCCACGATCACCGCATTGCTGCTGATCGTGGCGACCTTCCTGGCACTGATCGGCATCTCCACGGCGAGGTTTCCGGGGAGCTGGTTCGCGATCTCCCCCGGCTTCGACTTCGCGTTCGTGGCTCCGCAGTCCTGGGCGGTCAGCGCCGCTCCCCTGCTGCAGCGCGCGCTGGATCCGGGATTCCTCCTCACCGTCGTGATCGCCCTGCTCTTCGTCTGGAGTGTGGCATCGCCGCAGACCGCACCGTGGGGCGTGATCTTCCGCCGTGTCATCCGTCCACGCCTGTCCGCCCCCACCGAGCTCGAGGATCCGCGTCCGCCGCGCTTCGCCCAGGGCGTCGGTCTCTTCGTGGTCTCAGTCGGACTGATACTGCACCTCGCCGGCGTGCCGTGGGCGCTGCCCATCGCCACAGGAGCGGCCTTCATCGCCGCGTTCCTCAACGCCGCGTTCGGGCTCTGCCTCGGCTGCCAGCTCTACCTGCTGCTCCAGCGCGCGGGGCTCCTGGGACGCGGGGCCTCGACCGTCTGA
- a CDS encoding thioredoxin family protein: protein MSPALALGIAAALLVLAVMIGVMQRRLDGRRRAGGALRFDARDAASAALGSRATLVQFSTEMCTRCPQVRRMLHSYTENHDGLTHIEVDLTHRPDLSARYKVLQTPTTFLIDNTGAVRARFHGVPHQHALTEALAAV, encoded by the coding sequence ATGTCGCCTGCGCTCGCTCTGGGAATCGCGGCAGCACTCCTCGTGCTGGCCGTGATGATCGGCGTGATGCAGAGGCGCCTCGACGGCCGCCGCCGTGCCGGTGGCGCACTACGATTCGATGCGCGCGACGCGGCATCCGCCGCCCTCGGCTCGCGCGCGACGCTCGTGCAGTTCAGCACCGAGATGTGCACCCGCTGCCCGCAGGTGCGGCGCATGCTGCACAGCTACACGGAGAACCACGACGGTCTGACCCACATCGAGGTCGACCTCACCCATCGCCCTGACCTCTCTGCGCGCTACAAGGTGCTGCAGACGCCGACGACCTTCCTGATCGACAACACCGGCGCCGTCCGCGCGCGGTTCCATGGTGTGCCTCACCAGCACGCCCTCACCGAAGCCCTCGCCGCCGTCTGA
- a CDS encoding thymidylate synthase: MSAAVPTPYEDLLRDVLESGTHKSDRTGTGTTSVFGRQIRFDLSQGFPLITTKRVHFKSIAYELLWFLRGDSNVRWLQDNGVTIWDEWADESGDLGPVYGVQWRSWPKPGGESIDQLSEVVEQIRRSPDSRRLIVSAWNPADIPDMALAPCHALFQFYVADGKLSCQLYQRSADLFLGVPFNIASYALLTLMVAQQVGLKPGDFVWTGGDCHIYDNHVDQVREQLSRDPYPYPTLRFGRTPESIFDYTFDDFVVEDYQHHPAIRAAVAV; this comes from the coding sequence ATGAGCGCAGCCGTCCCGACGCCGTATGAAGACCTGCTCCGCGACGTTCTCGAGAGCGGTACGCACAAGTCCGATCGGACGGGTACGGGCACGACCAGCGTGTTCGGTCGCCAGATCCGCTTCGACCTCTCGCAGGGCTTCCCCCTGATCACGACCAAGCGCGTGCATTTCAAGTCGATCGCCTACGAGCTGCTCTGGTTCCTCCGGGGCGATTCCAATGTGCGGTGGCTGCAGGACAACGGCGTGACGATCTGGGACGAGTGGGCCGACGAATCCGGCGACCTCGGTCCGGTCTACGGGGTGCAGTGGCGTTCCTGGCCCAAGCCCGGCGGTGAGAGCATCGACCAGCTCTCCGAGGTCGTCGAGCAGATCCGCCGGTCTCCCGATTCGCGGAGGCTCATCGTCTCGGCCTGGAACCCGGCCGACATCCCCGACATGGCGCTCGCTCCGTGCCATGCGTTGTTCCAGTTCTATGTCGCAGACGGCAAGCTCTCGTGCCAGCTCTATCAGCGCAGCGCGGACCTGTTCCTCGGAGTGCCGTTCAACATCGCCTCCTACGCGCTGCTCACTCTGATGGTCGCCCAGCAGGTCGGCCTCAAGCCCGGCGACTTCGTCTGGACCGGTGGCGACTGCCACATCTACGACAACCACGTCGACCAGGTGCGCGAGCAGCTGTCGCGCGACCCGTACCCTTACCCGACCCTCCGGTTCGGGCGGACGCCGGAGTCGATCTTCGACTACACGTTCGATGACTTCGTGGTCGAGGACTATCAGCACCACCCGGCGATCCGGGCGGCGGTGGCGGTATGA
- a CDS encoding dihydrofolate reductase: MTWVGLIWAEADGGVIGAEGGMPWHVPEDLAHFKEVTLGAPVVMGRKTWDSLPERFRPLPGRQNIVVTRQLHWSAEGAHRAATVAEAVRGLDKVWIIGGAEIFRQVIGDADRLEVTELDLAVEGDAYAPSKAGWRLVDEGEWQTSRTGIRYRFVGYER, encoded by the coding sequence ATGACCTGGGTCGGACTCATCTGGGCAGAGGCCGACGGCGGCGTCATCGGCGCAGAGGGTGGCATGCCGTGGCATGTGCCGGAGGACCTCGCGCACTTCAAGGAGGTCACCCTGGGCGCGCCCGTCGTGATGGGACGCAAGACCTGGGATTCTCTGCCTGAGCGCTTCCGCCCTCTGCCGGGGCGCCAGAACATCGTCGTCACCCGCCAGCTGCACTGGAGCGCGGAGGGAGCGCACCGTGCCGCGACCGTCGCCGAGGCCGTGCGAGGCCTGGACAAGGTGTGGATCATCGGAGGCGCGGAGATCTTCCGTCAGGTGATCGGTGACGCCGACCGCCTCGAGGTCACCGAGTTGGATCTCGCGGTCGAGGGTGACGCGTACGCGCCGTCGAAGGCCGGATGGCGGCTCGTCGATGAAGGCGAGTGGCAGACCTCCCGCACGGGCATCCGCTACCGCTTCGTGGGATACGAGCGCTGA
- a CDS encoding SDR family NAD(P)-dependent oxidoreductase, whose amino-acid sequence MPTALITGASAGLGAEFARQLARRRADLILVARSGEALEQLAAELRSSHGVAVEVLTADLAVEADVERVADRLRDADDPVDLLVNNAGFGLPLQFADNDIDDEVRHLRVHVEASMRLMHAALQTMRGRGGRIINVASVAGFISRSTYSACKAWLIGFSRWANVEYARDRVSVTAVCPGFTHTSFHERMGLAVGEEGIPGIMWLNASAVVREGLHDAARGKAVSIPSWRYKAIVALTRVLPRPLTSGVARRGRV is encoded by the coding sequence ATGCCCACTGCACTGATCACCGGAGCGAGCGCGGGGCTCGGCGCGGAGTTCGCACGTCAGCTCGCGCGCCGCCGTGCTGATCTCATCCTGGTCGCCCGCTCCGGCGAGGCGCTGGAACAGCTGGCGGCGGAACTGCGCAGCTCACACGGTGTCGCGGTCGAAGTGCTCACGGCAGACCTCGCCGTCGAAGCCGATGTCGAACGCGTCGCCGACCGTCTGCGCGATGCAGACGATCCCGTCGATCTGCTCGTGAACAACGCCGGTTTCGGCCTGCCGCTGCAGTTCGCCGACAATGACATCGATGACGAGGTCCGGCATCTGCGCGTACACGTCGAGGCTTCGATGCGATTGATGCACGCCGCGTTGCAGACGATGCGCGGTCGTGGTGGTCGGATCATCAACGTGGCCTCGGTCGCCGGATTCATCTCCCGCTCCACCTACTCGGCCTGCAAGGCCTGGCTGATCGGTTTCAGCCGCTGGGCCAACGTGGAGTATGCACGCGATCGCGTGAGCGTCACAGCGGTGTGCCCCGGGTTCACGCACACGTCGTTCCACGAGCGCATGGGTCTCGCCGTCGGTGAAGAGGGAATTCCCGGAATCATGTGGCTGAACGCCTCCGCTGTCGTGCGGGAGGGGCTGCATGACGCCGCTCGCGGCAAGGCAGTCTCGATCCCGTCTTGGCGCTACAAGGCGATCGTGGCGCTGACGCGCGTGCTGCCGAGGCCTCTGACGTCCGGCGTCGCGCGGCGCGGCCGCGTCTGA
- the dapA gene encoding 4-hydroxy-tetrahydrodipicolinate synthase → MTHSGNPFGQVLVALVTPMTADGEVDWPAVEKHIDDVITAGADGIVVTGTTGETSTLTDPEKLKLVEVGKSVSAGRAKIITGGGSNETAHAIELYKASEKAGADGIMIVTPYYNKPTQAGILTHFRLVADATDLPVILYDIPGRTGVPIKYETILRLAKHPNILAVKDAKGDFSEVSRVLNQTDLMYFSGDDANVLPHLAIGATGLIGVTANITATPYRTIIDAVNRGDLATATAEHKRLEPLVRAVMTHVPGTVAAKYILHGLGRISSPRVRLPLVGPEEWEAALIEDELDLVNSVAGADFSNFRPDRNAAAGGALPKVHGTTR, encoded by the coding sequence ATGACGCACTCGGGCAACCCCTTCGGACAGGTTCTCGTCGCGCTCGTCACTCCGATGACGGCCGATGGTGAAGTCGATTGGCCCGCCGTCGAGAAGCACATCGATGACGTCATCACCGCGGGTGCGGACGGCATCGTCGTGACGGGGACGACCGGCGAGACCTCGACTCTGACGGACCCCGAGAAGCTGAAGCTCGTCGAGGTCGGCAAGTCGGTCTCCGCCGGGAGGGCGAAGATCATCACCGGCGGTGGCTCAAACGAGACAGCACACGCCATCGAGCTCTACAAAGCCAGCGAGAAGGCCGGCGCCGACGGCATCATGATCGTCACGCCGTACTACAACAAGCCGACCCAGGCGGGCATCCTCACTCACTTCCGGCTCGTGGCGGATGCCACTGATCTTCCGGTGATCCTCTACGACATCCCCGGTCGCACCGGCGTGCCCATCAAGTACGAGACGATCCTGCGCCTGGCCAAGCACCCGAACATCCTCGCCGTGAAGGACGCCAAGGGCGACTTCTCCGAGGTGAGCCGCGTGCTCAACCAGACCGATCTGATGTACTTCTCGGGGGACGACGCGAATGTGCTGCCCCACCTCGCCATCGGCGCGACCGGTCTGATCGGTGTCACCGCGAACATCACGGCCACGCCGTATCGCACGATCATCGATGCGGTGAACCGGGGCGACCTGGCCACAGCGACCGCAGAGCACAAGCGGCTCGAGCCGTTGGTCCGCGCCGTCATGACCCACGTTCCCGGCACCGTCGCAGCGAAGTACATCCTGCACGGCCTGGGACGCATCTCGAGTCCGCGCGTCCGTCTGCCCCTGGTCGGTCCCGAAGAGTGGGAGGCAGCGCTCATCGAGGACGAGCTCGACCTCGTGAACAGCGTCGCCGGCGCCGACTTCTCCAACTTCCGCCCTGACCGCAACGCGGCCGCGGGCGGTGCCCTGCCGAAGGTGCACGGCACGACGCGCTGA
- a CDS encoding ribonuclease J has translation MSIPIAEPAALEEGTLRVTPLGGLAEIGRNMTMFEYDGKILIVDCGVLFPEEHQPGVDLILPDFEPLRGRLDDIVGVVLTHGHEDHIGAVPYLLRLKSDIPLIGSGLTLALVEAKLKEHRIKAFTLTVKEGQREQVGPFDLEFVAVNHSIPDALAVAIRTPAGLVLATGDFKMDQLPLDGRITDLRAFARLGEEGVDLFLVDSTNADVPGFTPTERSIGPVLDQVIGKAPRRVIVASFSSHVHRVQQVLDAAHAHGRRVAFLGRSMVRNMTIAEQLGYLKVPDGLLIDFKKARDLPDEQIVYMSTGSQGEPMAVLSRMANMDHAIEVSEGDTVILASSLIPGNENAVYRVIDGLTKLGANVVHKANAKVHVSGHAAAGELIYCYNILKPKNVLPVHGEYRHLIANAKLAQDTGIAAERTIIASNGTVIDLKDGDARVAGQLDLGFVYVDGSTIGEITDADLKDRRILAEEGFISVIVVVDAATGRIISGPEIHARGVAEDDSVFDDVTPKIVAALKEAAGNGVRDTHSLSQVVRRTIGRWVNQRLRRRPMIVPLVIEA, from the coding sequence ATGTCCATCCCCATCGCAGAACCTGCCGCTCTCGAAGAGGGCACTCTCCGCGTCACGCCGCTCGGCGGACTCGCCGAGATCGGTCGTAACATGACCATGTTCGAGTACGACGGCAAGATCCTGATCGTCGACTGCGGCGTGCTCTTCCCAGAGGAGCACCAGCCCGGCGTCGACCTGATCCTCCCGGACTTCGAGCCGCTCCGCGGCCGTCTCGACGATATCGTCGGCGTCGTGCTCACCCACGGGCACGAGGACCACATCGGCGCCGTGCCCTACCTGCTCCGTCTGAAGAGCGACATCCCCCTGATCGGCTCCGGGCTCACCCTCGCCCTCGTCGAGGCCAAGCTCAAGGAGCACCGCATCAAGGCCTTCACCCTCACGGTGAAGGAGGGGCAGCGCGAGCAGGTCGGACCGTTCGACCTCGAGTTCGTGGCCGTGAACCACTCGATCCCCGACGCCCTCGCCGTCGCCATCCGCACGCCTGCGGGACTGGTGCTGGCCACCGGTGACTTCAAGATGGATCAGCTGCCCCTCGACGGCAGGATCACCGACCTGCGTGCGTTCGCGCGCCTCGGCGAAGAGGGAGTCGATCTGTTCCTGGTCGACTCGACCAACGCCGACGTTCCCGGCTTCACACCGACAGAGCGCTCGATCGGTCCCGTGCTCGATCAGGTCATCGGCAAGGCCCCTCGCCGCGTCATCGTCGCGAGCTTCTCCAGCCACGTCCACCGCGTGCAGCAGGTCCTCGACGCCGCGCACGCGCACGGTCGCCGGGTCGCGTTCCTCGGGCGCAGCATGGTGCGCAACATGACCATCGCCGAGCAGCTGGGCTATCTCAAGGTGCCGGACGGACTCCTGATCGACTTCAAGAAGGCCCGCGATCTTCCCGACGAGCAGATCGTCTACATGTCCACCGGTTCGCAGGGCGAGCCGATGGCGGTGCTGAGCCGCATGGCGAACATGGACCACGCGATCGAGGTCAGCGAGGGCGACACCGTGATCCTCGCGTCCAGCCTCATCCCGGGCAACGAGAACGCGGTCTATCGCGTGATCGACGGACTCACCAAGCTCGGTGCGAACGTCGTGCACAAGGCGAACGCGAAGGTGCACGTCTCCGGGCACGCCGCCGCGGGCGAGCTCATCTATTGCTACAACATCCTGAAGCCCAAGAACGTGCTTCCGGTGCACGGCGAGTACCGGCACCTGATCGCCAACGCCAAGCTGGCGCAGGACACAGGGATCGCAGCGGAGCGGACGATCATCGCCTCGAACGGCACCGTGATCGACCTCAAGGACGGTGACGCGCGCGTCGCAGGACAGCTCGACCTCGGGTTCGTGTACGTCGACGGCTCCACGATCGGTGAGATCACCGACGCTGATCTCAAGGATCGTCGCATCCTCGCCGAGGAAGGCTTCATCTCCGTCATCGTCGTGGTGGATGCCGCGACGGGGCGCATCATCTCGGGGCCGGAGATCCACGCACGTGGAGTGGCGGAAGACGACTCGGTCTTCGACGACGTCACCCCGAAGATCGTGGCTGCGCTCAAGGAGGCGGCAGGCAACGGCGTTCGTGACACGCACTCGCTCTCGCAGGTCGTCCGTCGGACGATCGGTCGCTGGGTCAACCAGCGACTGCGTCGTCGTCCGATGATCGTGCCGCTCGTCATCGAGGCCTGA
- a CDS encoding GNAT family N-acetyltransferase has product MHTGFSTRPAEQSDAVFLGDMLVEAANWRAGGVRPRHEVLTSAEHRRYIAGWKRSADDGLIAIDADGIPIGASWFRMLPQNEPGFGFVAASVPELIVGVHPLWRARGVGRMLLRGVVQLAGAHGHARISLSVERDNFARSLYRSEGFTVSAEGMLRDTMVRRTG; this is encoded by the coding sequence ATGCACACGGGATTCTCGACGAGGCCGGCGGAGCAGTCCGACGCCGTCTTCCTCGGTGACATGCTCGTGGAGGCGGCGAACTGGCGGGCCGGGGGCGTGCGGCCTCGTCATGAAGTGCTGACCTCGGCAGAGCATCGACGGTACATCGCGGGTTGGAAGCGCTCGGCGGACGACGGGCTGATCGCGATCGATGCTGACGGCATCCCGATCGGCGCGTCGTGGTTCCGGATGCTGCCCCAGAACGAACCGGGCTTCGGGTTCGTCGCCGCGTCGGTGCCAGAGCTCATCGTCGGCGTCCATCCGCTGTGGAGAGCACGAGGAGTGGGACGGATGCTGCTGCGCGGTGTCGTTCAACTGGCGGGCGCACACGGGCATGCGCGCATCTCGCTGAGCGTCGAGCGCGACAACTTCGCGCGCAGTCTCTACCGGTCAGAGGGCTTCACGGTCTCTGCGGAGGGCATGCTCCGTGACACGATGGTGCGGCGCACCGGGTGA